In bacterium, a single window of DNA contains:
- a CDS encoding DinB family protein: protein MLLSYAPEKWSLKEVLGHIMDAERIFSYRALCIARGEEQPLPGFDEQQYARVAGYDRLPVQKGLQQYNALRVSTRLLLEQLLDSAWTATGVSNQKPISVRALAYIIAGHERHHMGVIAERYGMYRQK, encoded by the coding sequence ATGCTATTAAGCTATGCTCCCGAAAAATGGAGCCTGAAAGAAGTGCTTGGCCACATTATGGATGCTGAGCGCATCTTTTCTTATCGCGCTCTCTGCATCGCAAGAGGGGAAGAGCAACCATTGCCCGGTTTTGATGAGCAGCAGTATGCGCGCGTGGCCGGTTACGACCGGCTTCCCGTTCAGAAAGGATTGCAGCAATACAACGCTTTGCGAGTCTCCACCCGTTTGTTGCTCGAACAATTGCTGGACTCCGCGTGGACTGCAACAGGCGTCTCCAATCAGAAACCGATTTCGGTTCGCGCACTTGCCTATATTATTGCAGGACATGAACGACATCACATGGGCGTTATCGCAGAGCGGTACGGAATGTACAGACAAAAGTAA
- a CDS encoding FtsX-like permease family protein: MRTRWRKTVRDLLQNIWRSLMVVLAIAIGLSGFSSLLSTYSILTRELNEGYLATNPASATLWTDRIDDALSAELRRFPEVAQLEERRMLSARVRVGPNEWRNALLFVIKDFNNIRVNTLKPQKGKWPAGNGEILIERDAVAVARTKIGASVIVKTAKGTEQSLRVTGTVHDVGQAQARMEQIVYGYITFDTLSQLGEVPYLNQWKIIVTGNRFNEEHVDRTISQVKMNLESKGARISRMEIPKPGKHPHADLMGTLLLFKSSFGLFALLLSGLLVTNLISALMAGQVRQIGVMKAIGATSRQVTQIYIGGAIILGLIALMIAIPLGIFAGRALADFMSRFLNFDLQSYAISPWVFVLEVAIGLFVPLVASAFPVYRGSRVTVLEAISDYGIPQSKFGTGWTDKMILQISGIARPLLLSIRNTFRRRARLALTLGTLAAGGAIFLAACNVRASFIHTIDLLFHSLQYDLTINFAELYPIQRVEQIMRNTPGVHDLESWGIAEAVVIHPNGSQGNPFPITAPPSHTKMLALNIVDGRGLEPGDTNALIVNNALIKAQPALRTGATVLLRIGEKRSTWRIVGLARQPFTGASAYTNYNYFSEASGQAGRTRNVRVITDKNDKKSVDEIKRNLEQQLAAAGLRTTSLTSMAERRHVIDEHNSVIYTFLIVLALLIVVVGGLGLMTLMSINVLERRREIGVLRAIGATRKKVLLMILTEGSLIGALSWILAILAGTLISNPLGNFVSQKMFRTELDSAVDIFGIFIWLLITLLFGALASFLPAWNASRSTVRELVEYE, translated from the coding sequence ATGAGAACGCGCTGGCGTAAAACCGTACGGGATCTCCTGCAAAACATTTGGCGCAGTCTGATGGTCGTTCTTGCGATTGCAATCGGTCTTTCAGGTTTCTCCTCTCTTCTATCCACGTATTCAATCTTGACTCGTGAACTCAATGAGGGTTACCTGGCAACGAATCCCGCTTCCGCAACGCTCTGGACCGATCGCATCGATGATGCTTTGAGCGCAGAATTGCGCAGGTTCCCTGAAGTTGCGCAGTTGGAAGAGCGTCGGATGCTCTCCGCTCGTGTTCGCGTAGGACCGAATGAATGGCGTAACGCGCTGCTTTTCGTCATTAAGGATTTCAACAACATCCGCGTCAACACGCTGAAACCACAGAAAGGGAAATGGCCAGCGGGAAATGGCGAGATTCTCATTGAACGGGATGCTGTTGCCGTAGCGCGAACAAAAATCGGTGCATCGGTGATTGTCAAAACTGCGAAGGGAACCGAACAATCCTTGCGTGTTACAGGAACCGTTCACGATGTCGGACAGGCCCAGGCACGGATGGAGCAAATCGTTTATGGATACATCACATTCGATACTCTGTCGCAACTGGGGGAAGTTCCGTATCTGAATCAATGGAAAATCATCGTAACGGGAAACCGTTTTAATGAAGAGCATGTTGATCGCACGATTTCGCAGGTAAAAATGAATCTCGAAAGTAAAGGTGCGCGGATCTCCCGAATGGAGATTCCAAAGCCAGGAAAACATCCGCATGCCGATCTGATGGGGACATTGTTGCTTTTTAAATCAAGCTTCGGGTTGTTCGCATTGCTCTTGAGCGGTCTTCTGGTGACGAATCTTATCTCCGCGTTGATGGCAGGACAGGTCCGGCAAATCGGAGTGATGAAAGCAATCGGTGCGACAAGTCGTCAAGTAACACAAATCTATATAGGTGGAGCAATCATCCTTGGCTTGATTGCGCTAATGATTGCGATCCCACTGGGAATATTCGCGGGCCGGGCGCTTGCAGATTTCATGTCTCGATTTCTTAACTTCGATTTGCAGAGTTACGCCATTTCGCCCTGGGTATTTGTGTTGGAAGTGGCGATCGGTCTATTCGTTCCGCTGGTTGCGTCCGCATTTCCTGTTTATAGAGGAAGTAGAGTTACGGTGCTGGAAGCCATTAGTGATTACGGTATCCCACAAAGCAAATTCGGGACCGGATGGACCGATAAAATGATTTTGCAAATCAGCGGAATCGCGCGTCCGTTGTTGCTTTCTATTCGGAACACATTCCGGCGTCGCGCGCGTTTGGCGCTTACGCTCGGCACTCTGGCAGCAGGAGGCGCCATCTTCCTGGCGGCCTGCAATGTGCGCGCTTCTTTCATACACACAATCGATCTTTTGTTCCATTCACTGCAATACGACCTCACTATCAACTTTGCTGAACTTTATCCGATTCAAAGGGTGGAACAGATCATGCGAAATACGCCCGGTGTGCACGATCTGGAAAGCTGGGGAATCGCAGAGGCGGTGGTCATTCACCCCAATGGCTCACAAGGCAATCCATTTCCCATCACAGCGCCTCCCTCACACACAAAGATGCTTGCTTTGAATATTGTAGACGGGCGTGGTTTGGAGCCTGGCGATACAAACGCGTTGATCGTGAACAACGCATTGATCAAAGCACAACCGGCCTTGCGTACAGGCGCCACGGTCCTGCTTCGCATTGGCGAAAAGAGAAGCACCTGGCGAATCGTTGGTCTGGCGCGACAACCCTTTACCGGAGCTTCAGCTTACACGAACTACAACTATTTCAGCGAAGCGTCAGGACAAGCCGGCCGAACCAGAAATGTGCGTGTGATCACCGATAAAAATGACAAAAAATCCGTAGATGAGATCAAACGCAATTTGGAACAACAGCTTGCGGCCGCGGGTTTGAGAACGACCAGTCTTACCAGCATGGCGGAACGGCGCCATGTGATCGATGAACACAATAGCGTGATTTACACTTTCCTGATTGTGCTGGCGCTTCTCATCGTTGTGGTTGGCGGACTCGGCCTGATGACGCTGATGAGCATCAATGTGCTGGAACGAAGGCGCGAGATTGGCGTTTTGCGTGCGATCGGCGCGACACGAAAAAAAGTGTTGTTGATGATCCTGACAGAAGGGAGCCTCATCGGAGCGCTCAGCTGGATTCTCGCAATCCTCGCCGGAACTTTGATCAGCAACCCACTTGGCAATTTTGTCTCGCAGAAAATGTTCCGAACAGAATTGGACTCTGCCGTAGATATATTTGGAATTTTTATCTGGCTCCTGATCACACTTCTGTTTGGCGCCCTCGCAAGCTTCTTACCTGCATGGAACGCTTCACGAAGCACTGTGCGGGAACTCGTAGAGTATGAATAG
- a CDS encoding ABC transporter ATP-binding protein: protein MIQLRDVTKTFPVGAEQFRALKGIHLEVERGEFVAVVGKSGSGKSTLLHMIGGIDKPSAGEVLVNGEPVHQMSQDQIAVWRGKNVGVVFQFFQLLPTLTVIENVMIPMDFCNSFPARARRDRAMELLAQFDIANQATKLPASLSGGEQQRAAMARALANDPPVLLADEPTGNLDTNTAKSVLQLFQDLSVKGKTIVMVTHERDIQRFAGRMIALCDGRIDHENALA, encoded by the coding sequence ATGATTCAACTACGAGACGTAACCAAGACTTTCCCCGTTGGAGCAGAGCAATTCAGGGCCCTCAAGGGCATTCATCTGGAGGTGGAGAGAGGCGAGTTTGTTGCGGTTGTTGGAAAATCGGGCAGCGGGAAATCCACGCTTCTTCACATGATTGGCGGCATCGATAAGCCGAGTGCGGGTGAAGTACTCGTCAATGGAGAGCCGGTACACCAAATGAGTCAGGATCAGATTGCAGTGTGGCGCGGGAAAAATGTTGGTGTGGTCTTTCAATTTTTTCAGCTTCTCCCCACGTTGACTGTGATCGAAAACGTGATGATCCCGATGGATTTTTGCAATTCCTTCCCGGCCCGTGCTCGCAGAGATCGCGCAATGGAATTGCTCGCACAATTCGACATCGCAAATCAGGCCACGAAATTGCCGGCGAGTCTATCCGGCGGGGAACAACAACGGGCTGCAATGGCGCGCGCGCTGGCAAACGATCCGCCGGTACTGCTTGCGGACGAGCCTACCGGTAATCTGGACACGAATACTGCGAAATCGGTCCTTCAACTCTTTCAAGACCTTTCAGTGAAAGGCAAGACAATCGTGATGGTGACTCACGAACGGGACATTCAACGTTTTGCAGGGCGCATGATCGCACTCTGTGACGGCAGAATCGACCATGAGAACGCGCTGGCGTAA